A window from Gossypium raimondii isolate GPD5lz chromosome 7, ASM2569854v1, whole genome shotgun sequence encodes these proteins:
- the LOC105789240 gene encoding senescence-associated protein AAF, chlorolplastic isoform X1, translated as MAFTSSKVPNGSVVTKTIGNTNHRGKIYPITRGFDRRRLRNTGLLMAKLRFPNERLGNIYEKTGGFGVTRGSSLICLSSRTQKSETDCSDASSAQIAEDEVGHSSMHGRTIHSSPGLAEACRFACNDAKFVNERARNDIVLLSRGIMRLDARARQDVAILGSGFLKLDARAREDTEKIDRGVKKKAERLHHIATILKAKAESRLKKAADKHWSDGALEADLRRADFRAKQRAMEDALMALEFVKNIHDMMVSKGYKFPLRWEKGSLSANDLMLEKNGKTLDFFNGEVSTDRISAIQEAYWSIASALSEADGIDYTDPEELELLVMTLIDLDAMDGKSSVSLLQECSSSPDVNTRQALANALAAAPSMWTLGNAGMGALQRLAEDDNPAIAAAASKAIYELKKQWEIEEGDSWRFMMNMKPSEDIDGDDEDN; from the exons ATGGCATTTACTTCAAGCAAGGTCCCAAATGGGTCAGTTGTGACTAAGACTATTGGTAACACTAACCATCGTGGTAAAATCTATCCTATAACTCGAGGGTTTGATCGTCGGAGACTGAGAAATACAGGTCTTTTGATGGCGAAGTTGAGGTTTCCAAACGAACGTTTGGGAAACATATATGAAAAAACTGGTGGTTTCGGTGTCACTCGAGGATCTTCCTTGATATGCTTGTCCTCAAGAACTCAAAAGTCTGAAACTGATTGCTCGGATGCATCTAG TGCACAGATTGCCGAAGACGAAGTCGGTCATTCAAGCATGCATGGGAGAACCATACATTCAAGTCCCGGCTTGGCTGAAGCTTGTAGATTCGCTTGTAATGATGCAAAGTTTGTAAATGAAAGGGCTCGTAACGACATTGTTTTGCTTTCTCG TGGAATAATGAGGTTGGATGCTCGTGCTCGTCAGGATGTCGCTATTCTCGGGTCAGGATTTCTTAAACTCGATG CTAGGGCAAGAGAAGATACAGAAAAAATTGACCGAGGTGTGAAGAAAAAGGCCGAACGTCTTCACCATATTGCCACT ATCTTAAAAGCCAAGGCTGAATCTAGATTGAAAAAGGCCGCTGATAAACATTGGAGTGACGGTGCATTAGAG GCTGATCTGCGCCGTGCCGATTTCCGTGCTAAGCAACGTGCTATGGAGGATGCTCTAATGGCTTTGGAG TTTGTGAAAAACATTCATGACATGATGGTGAGCAAGGGGTACAAATT CCCATTGCGATGGGAAAAAGGTTCACTATCAGCTAATGATTTGATGCTCGAGAAAAACGGGAAGACTCTCGATTTCTTTAATGGTGAAGTGTCTACCGATCGCATTAGTGCTATTCAG GAAGCTTACTGGAGTATAGCATCCGCACTTTCCGAAGCCGATGGAATCGACTACACCGACCCCGAAGAG CTCGAGTTGTTAGTAATGACACTTATAGATCTCGATGCCATGGATGGTAAGAGCAGTGTATCGTTGTTGCAAGAGTGTTCAAGTTCCCCCGATGTCAATACGAG ACAAGCATTGGCTAATGCACTAGCAGCGGCTCCATCTATGTGGACACTCGGAAACGCCGGCATGGGCGCATTACAG AGGCTGGCAGAAGACGACAACCCGGCGATTGCGGCGGCAGCATCGAAAGCGATTTACGAACTAAAGAAACAATGGGAAATAGAAGAAGGGGATAGCTGGAGGTTTATGATGAATATGAAGCCATCGGAGGACATAGATGGAGATGATGAAGATAACTAA
- the LOC105789225 gene encoding DNA repair protein RAD4: MRNRDKSKIQTQSSGTLARKSQEGVNKFLRRSSRLSSSGKKEQDGFSLENDLKTNDQEVVHTMDVCNASTVEGCHRDAIENSQAKEQEVVHSMDVCNASTVEDCHKDAIENSQAKEQEVVHSMDAHNASPGDDCHKDTLLDDSEEMNDSDWEDGPILKSDPVGRSPNERMKGLTIEFDEPSGSTGGRKPVRRASAEDKELAELVHKVHLLCLLARGRLIDNACDDSLIQASLLSLLPTHLLKISEVSNITANALTPLVTWFHDNFHVRNLARAERSFRTALATALETHEGTPEEIAALSVALFRALKFTARFVSILDVTSLKPKADTYEPSNQVAERVSGGIFSTSTLMVDNLKRASIAPSPVQTSPCNEKDDHGISSRKSKGGCSTSNDAQSRDSTSVKESTDGKSTCQVQPDTSRQCVPKNSQGLKRKGDLEFEMQLAMAISATSVETHENIHDSSDGNNSLEASIPMKRWKRIERVESASCFQGFSTALGSRKVGSPLFWAEVYCDGENLTGKWVHVDAVNAIIDGEQKVEDAAAACKTSLRYVVAFAGHGAKDVTRRYCMKWYKIAPKRVNSTWWDSILAPLRQLESGGTGGTIKVSEHPGENSSLDHVILPEKSGQEASKEYGSKIEVESSVKDSFVATRNSLEDMELETRALTEPLPTNQQAYKNHALYALERWLTKYQILHPKGPILGFCSGYPVYPRSCVQTLKTRERWLREGLQIKGTETPVKVLEQSTKLKKARVSKDVCDEIDSKETIELYGKWQLEPLLLPRAVNGIVPKNERGQVDVWSEKCLPPGTVHIRLPRVFVVAKRLEIDYAPAMVGFEFRNGRAVPVYDGIVVCTEFKDAILEAYAEEEERRAAEEKKRTEAQAISRWYQLLSSVITRQKLNSYYRDSSSSQPSRNIQDKNIETKTPVQSSNDNKQPTAHRKANNQDTTHTTSLVALEVGHEHVFLTKNESFDAENSIRTKRCECGFSIQVEEL, from the exons atgagaaacagAGACAAGTCTAAAATCCAAACCCAATCTTCTg GAACACTTGCTAGGAAATCACAGGAGGGAGTGAACAAATTTCTAAGACGATCCAGTAGACTCAGCTCTTCAGGGAAGAAGGAACAAGATGGATTTTCCCTGGAAAACGATCTAAAAACAAATGATCAAGAAGTTGTACATACAATGGATGTGTGCAATGCTTCAACGGTTGAAGGTTGTCATAGAGATGCCATAGAAAATTCTCAAGCAAAGGAACAAGAAGTTGTACATTCAATGGATGTGTGCAATGCTTCAACGGTTGAAGATTGTCATAAAGATGCCATAGAAAATTCTCAAGCAAAGGAACAAGAAGTTGTACATTCAATGGATGCACACAATGCTTCACCGGGTGATGATTGTCATAAAGATACTCTTCTCGATGATAGTGAAGAAATGAATGATTCAGATTGGGAAGATGGTCCGATTCTTAAATCAGATCCTGTAGGCCGTTCTCCAAATGAACGGATGAAGGGGTTAACTATTGAATTTGATGAACCATCAGGTTCAACTGGAGGACGGAAGCCTGTTCGTCGAGCATCTGCTGAAGACAAG GAATTGGCTGAACTTGTCCATAAGGTTCACTTGCTTTGTTTACTTGCGAGGGGCAGATTAATAGACAATGCCTGTGATGATTCTCTTATTCAG GCTTCATTACTTTCTCTTCTACCTACACACTTATTGAAGATATCGGAAGTCTCGAATATCACTGCAAACGCTTTGACTCCTCTCGTTACTTGG TTCCATGATAACTTTCATGTGAGAAACTTAGCTCGTGCGGAAAGATCATTTCGTACTGCTTTGGCTACAGCTCTTGAAACTCATGAGGGAACTCCAGAAGAG ATTGCAGCTTTATCGGTGGCATTATTTAGAGCTTTGAAGTTTACAGCACG GTTTGTGTCCATTTTGGATGTTACCTCCTTAAAACCCAAGGCTGATACATATGAACCTTCAAACCAAGTGGCAGAAAGAGTGAGTGGAGGGATATTCAGTACTTCAACACTAATGGTGGATAACCTAAAAAGAGCTTCTATTGCTCCATCTCCAGTTCAAACATCCCCATGCAACGAGAAAGATGATCATGGCATAAGTTCACGCAAAAGTAAAGGTGGCTGCTCAACGAGCAACGATGCTCAATCCAGGGACTCTACTTCTGTTAAAGAATCGACTGATGGAAAATCAACCTGTCAGGTGCAACCGGATACATCTCGACAATGTGTTCCTAAAAATTCTCAAGGGTTGAAGAGGAAAGGGGATCTCGAGTTTGAGATGCAGTTGGCAATGGCTATTTCTGCTACTAGTGTTGAGACTCATGAAAACATTCACGACTCATCCGATGGTAATAACTCATTAGAAGCATCTATTCCtatgaaaagatggaaaaggaTCGAAAGAGTAGAATCTGCTTCTTGTTTCCAAGGATTTTCTACTGCACTTGGGTCAAGAAAAGTAGGATCACCATTGTTTTGGGCAGAAGTGTACTGTGATGGGGAGAACTTGACCGGGAAATGGGTGCATGTTGATGCTGTGAATGCGATTATAGATGGAGAACAGAAAGTAGAAGACGCAGCTGCTGCATGCAAAACATCGTTGAGATATGTAGTTGCTTTTGCAGGTCATGGTGCTAAAGATGTGACCCGCAG GTATTGCATGAAGTGGTACAAAATAGCACCGAAACGAGTTAATTCAACTTGGTGGGATTCCATATTAGCACCTTTGAGGCAGTTAGAGTCAGGAGGAACGGGGGGTACGATTAAAGTATCTGAACATCCAGGTGAAAATAGTAGTTTGGACCATGTTATCTTACCCGAGAAGTCGGGTCAAGAAGCTTCCAAAGAGTATGGTAGTAAGATCGAAGTTGAATCTTCTGTGAAGGACTCTTTTGTTGCCACCAGGAACTCTCTTGAAGATATGGAACTGGAAACTCGGGCATTAACCGAGCCCCTTCCCACTAATCAGCAG GCCTATAAAAACCATGCATTGTATGCACTTGAAAGGTGGCTTACAAAGTATCAGATTCTACATCCAAAAGGTCCTATTCTCGGTTTCTGCTCCGGTTATCCGGTATATCCTCGCTCTTGTGTGCAAACTCTCAAGACACGAGAAAGATGGTTGCGCGAAGGACTGCAGATCAAAGGCACCGAGACTCCCGTAAAG GTATTGGAACAATCTACAAAACTAAAGAAAGCTCGAGTTTCCAAAGATGTTTGTGATGAAATTGATTCTAAAGAAACTATTGAACTTTACGGGAAGTGGCAGCTCGAGCCACTTCTTCTCCCTCGTGCTGTTAATGGAATTGTGCCAAAG AACGAGCGTGGACAAGTTGATGTATGGTCCGAGAAGTGCCTTCCGCCAGGGACCGTTCACATAAGGTTGCCAAGGGTATTTGTTGTTGCCAAGAGGCTGGAAATTGATTATGCACCGGCTATGGttggttttgagtttagaaatgGTCGTGCTGTTCCCGTCTATGATGGAATTGTGGTCTGTACAGAGTTCAAGGATGCAATATTAGAG GCCTATgccgaagaagaagaaagaagagcGGCCGAAGAGAAGAAACGAACCGAAGCACAAGCTATCTCAAGATGGTATCAACTTCTCTCATCCGTCATAACCAGACAAAAGTTGAACAGCTATTACCGAGACAGTTCGTCATCACAACCATCCAGAAACATCCAAGATAAAAATATTGAGACCAAAACTCCAGTTCAAAGCAGCAACGACAATAAGCAACCTACAGCCCATCGGAAAGCAAATAACCAAGATACCACGCATACCACTTCATTGGTAGCACTAGAGGTAGGCCACGAACACGTCTTTTTAACCAAAAACGAAAGTTTCGACGCAGAGAACTCAATTCGAACAAAGCGATGCGAGTGTGGATTTTCTATCCAGGTGGAAGAATTATAG
- the LOC105789207 gene encoding protein TIC 40, chloroplastic, giving the protein MENMNMALVSSSSSPPKLNLLPYNNALKTPTKIFTFPSSKITPRCSRISSSAHSTPPRRLPQIVFRKSIDERFASISSSSNQQTSSVGVNPYPTVPPPSSQIGSPLFWIGVGVGLSALFTWVASSLKKYAMQQAFKTMMGQMNTQNNQFANAAFPSGSPFPFPTPPSPGPVTSPSPSSSQKTSVTVDVPATKVEAAPVIDPSTKGKSETEKAEPKKYAFVDVSPEETVQKSAFEDVAETSSSNNAQIPKDVSDNGAASKQDTSAFGGYQSTGKAGPGLSVDALEKMLEDPTVQKMVYPYLPEEMRNPETFKWMLQNPQYRQQLQDMLNNMGGSSEWDNRMMDSLKNFDLNSPEVKQQFDQIGLTPEEVISKIMANPEVAMAFQNPRVQAAIMDCSQNPLSIAKYQNDKEVMDVFNKISELFPGVTGPP; this is encoded by the exons atggAAAATATGAATATGGCATTAGTTTCATCGTCTTCTTCACCTCCAAAGCTTAATCTTTTACCGTACAATAACGCTCTGAAAACCCCTACCAAAATCTTCACTTTTCCATCTTCCAAGATTACCCCTCGCTGTTCCCGAATCTCCAGCTCCGCCCACTCTACTCCTCCACGACGTCTTCCCCAAATTg TTTTCAGAAAATCTATAGACGAAAGGTTTGCGAGcatttcttcttcaagtaaTCAACAAACTTCATCAGTTGGAGTTAACCCTTATCCAACTGTGCCACCGCCGTCCTCTCAAat AGGGTCGCCGCTTTTCTGGATTGGAGTAGGTGTTGGGCTCTCAGCACTCTTTACATGG GTAGCTTCAAGCTTAAAG AAATATGCAATGCAGCAAGCTTTCAAAACTATGATGGGCCAAATGAATACACAAAATAACCAATTTGCCAATGCTGCTTTTCCTTCGGGATCCCCGTTTCCTTTTCCAACACCTCCGTCACCAGGACCTGTCACATCCCCTTCTCCATCTTCTTCTCAAAAAACTAGCGTTACGGTTGATGTACCTGCAACAAAAGTTGAAGCAGCCCCGGTGATTGATCCATCAACCAAAGGAAAAAGTGAAACAGAAAAAGCAGAACCAAAGAAATATG CTTTTGTAGATGTTTCTCCAGAAGAAACTGTGCAGAAGAGTGCTTTTGAAGATGTGGCTGAGACAAGTTCATCAAACAATGCTCAAATTCCCAAGGAT GTCTCTGATAATGGAGCTGCATCAAAGCAGGATACCAGTGCTTTTGGTGGTTATCAGTCAACTG GAAAAGCAGGTCCGGGTTTATCTGTGGATGCTTTAGAGAAAATGTTGGAAGATCCAACGGTGCAGAAGATGGTTTATCC ATATTTGCCAGAAGAAATGAGGAACCCCGAGACATTTAAAT GGATGCTACAAAATCCTCAATACCGTCAACAACTGCAAGACATGCT aaataatatgGGTGGAAGTTCCGAATGGGACAATAGGATGATGGATTCCTTGAAAAACTTTGATCTCAACAGTCCTGAGGTGAAGCAGCAATTCG ACCAGATTGGCCTTACACCTGAAGAAGTAATATCCAAAATCATGGCCAATCCTGAAGTTGCTATGGCATTTCAAAATCCTAGAGTTCAAGCAGCTATCATGGAT TGTTCACAAAACCCACTGAGCAttgcaaaataccaaaatgacaAGGAG GTTATGGATGTATTCAACAAAATATCGGAACTCTTCCCCGGAGTGACAGGGCCACCTTGA
- the LOC105789218 gene encoding psbQ-like protein 3, chloroplastic, which yields MIALRPVLVPYTSQTLLTSHGKPTLMMKHRNEMSEKKLVYKNRRVGILVITTMAASFSSSLNNIACGLDLRMVAPDQTIEEAKNGIQNHAKGLLQVKDLIELKAWREAQKELRKSSSLLKQDIYTIIQAKPGNERQNLRKLYFNLFNSVSKLDYAARDEDESKVLQCYDKIVLALNEILSEL from the exons ATGATAGCATTAAGACCAGTTCTAGTTCCATACACTTCACAAACCTTACTCACCAGCCATGGAAAACCCACCTTGATGATGAAACAcagaaatgaaatgtctgaaaaaaAGCTTGTCTACAAGAACAGAAGGGTTGGAATCTTGGTAATAACAACAATGGctgcttctttttcttcttctttaaataaTATTGCTTGTGGACTTGACTTGAGAATGGTGGCACCAGACCAAACAATTGAAGAAGCAAAAAATGGGATTCAAAATCATGCAAAGGGTTTATTACAAGTGAAGGACTTGATTGAATTAAAAGCATGGCGTGAAGCTCAAAAGGAATTAAGGAAGAGTTCGTCATTGTTGAAACAagatatttatactattattcaAGCGAAACCTGGAAATGAAAGGCAAAATCTTaggaaattgtattttaatctttttaatagtgttagtaag TTGGATTATGCAGCAAGGGATGAAGATGAATCTAAAGTTTTGCAGTGTTACGATAAGATTGTTTTGGCTCTCAATGAAATTTTGTCAGAACTATGA
- the LOC105789240 gene encoding senescence-associated protein AAF, chlorolplastic isoform X2: protein MHGRTIHSSPGLAEACRFACNDAKFVNERARNDIVLLSRGIMRLDARARQDVAILGSGFLKLDARAREDTEKIDRGVKKKAERLHHIATILKAKAESRLKKAADKHWSDGALEADLRRADFRAKQRAMEDALMALEFVKNIHDMMVSKGYKFPLRWEKGSLSANDLMLEKNGKTLDFFNGEVSTDRISAIQEAYWSIASALSEADGIDYTDPEELELLVMTLIDLDAMDGKSSVSLLQECSSSPDVNTRQALANALAAAPSMWTLGNAGMGALQRLAEDDNPAIAAAASKAIYELKKQWEIEEGDSWRFMMNMKPSEDIDGDDEDN, encoded by the exons ATGCATGGGAGAACCATACATTCAAGTCCCGGCTTGGCTGAAGCTTGTAGATTCGCTTGTAATGATGCAAAGTTTGTAAATGAAAGGGCTCGTAACGACATTGTTTTGCTTTCTCG TGGAATAATGAGGTTGGATGCTCGTGCTCGTCAGGATGTCGCTATTCTCGGGTCAGGATTTCTTAAACTCGATG CTAGGGCAAGAGAAGATACAGAAAAAATTGACCGAGGTGTGAAGAAAAAGGCCGAACGTCTTCACCATATTGCCACT ATCTTAAAAGCCAAGGCTGAATCTAGATTGAAAAAGGCCGCTGATAAACATTGGAGTGACGGTGCATTAGAG GCTGATCTGCGCCGTGCCGATTTCCGTGCTAAGCAACGTGCTATGGAGGATGCTCTAATGGCTTTGGAG TTTGTGAAAAACATTCATGACATGATGGTGAGCAAGGGGTACAAATT CCCATTGCGATGGGAAAAAGGTTCACTATCAGCTAATGATTTGATGCTCGAGAAAAACGGGAAGACTCTCGATTTCTTTAATGGTGAAGTGTCTACCGATCGCATTAGTGCTATTCAG GAAGCTTACTGGAGTATAGCATCCGCACTTTCCGAAGCCGATGGAATCGACTACACCGACCCCGAAGAG CTCGAGTTGTTAGTAATGACACTTATAGATCTCGATGCCATGGATGGTAAGAGCAGTGTATCGTTGTTGCAAGAGTGTTCAAGTTCCCCCGATGTCAATACGAG ACAAGCATTGGCTAATGCACTAGCAGCGGCTCCATCTATGTGGACACTCGGAAACGCCGGCATGGGCGCATTACAG AGGCTGGCAGAAGACGACAACCCGGCGATTGCGGCGGCAGCATCGAAAGCGATTTACGAACTAAAGAAACAATGGGAAATAGAAGAAGGGGATAGCTGGAGGTTTATGATGAATATGAAGCCATCGGAGGACATAGATGGAGATGATGAAGATAACTAA
- the LOC105789197 gene encoding CST complex subunit STN1: MDQQTPSLLHIHVKLLGFSLHSITPWPNNPSIFYLNGKRISRVEILGVVTSRDYKPNKFLRFTLDDGTHSITCVLWLNHLTSPFFASRQPATLRVISDLAKCFADDIQFGKVARVRGRVSSYRGDLQVTVSDVVIERDPDAETLHRLDCISLGRRCYFG; encoded by the coding sequence ATGGATCAACAAACACCATCACTGCTACACATCCATGTAAAGCTCCTAGGTTTCAGCCTCCACTCCATCACTCCTTGGCCCAATAACCCCTCCATTTTCTACCTCAACGGCAAACGAATCTCACGCGTTGAAATCCTCGGTGTAGTCACTTCCCGTGACTATAAACCCAACAAATTCCTTAGATTCACCCTCGACGACGGCACCCATTCTATTACTTGCGTTCTCTGGCTTAACCACCTCACTTCCCCTTTCTTCGCTTCCCGTCAACCCGCTACGCTTCGGGTTATTTCTGATTTGGCTAAATGCTTCGCCGATGATATCCAGTTTGGGAAAGTGGCTAGAGTTCGTGGGAGGGTTAGTAGCTATAGAGGTGATTTGCAGGTCACTGTTTCTGATGTTGTTATTGAAAGGGATCCTGATGCTGAGACTTTGCATCGCCTTGATTGTATTAGTTTGGGTCGCCGGTGTTACTTCGGTTAG
- the LOC105789238 gene encoding HMG-Y-related protein A — MATEEVNKPPSLPSYPQLIMNAIEALNDKNGSNKTSISKYIESKYGDLPAGHTTLLSHHLNRMKQTGELVFLKNNYMKADPNAPPKRGRGRPPKPKVPLPPGVVLTPARPRGRPPKDPNAPITSSKPGTGKPRGRPRKMARPEGGITGNSTLISTGSGRPRGRPPKVKTSPLTEVSVGH; from the exons ATGGCTACTGAAGAGGTCAATAAGCCTCCTTCACTTCCTTCATACCCACAG CTGATTATGAACGCCATTGAAGCATTGAACGACAAGAATGGTTCTAACAAGACATCAATATCCAAATACATTGAATCCAAGTATGGAGATTTGCCTGCTGGTCATACTACTCTCCTTTCACACCACCTTAATCGTATGAAACAAACAGGGGAACTTGTCTTCTTGAAAAACAATTACATGAAAGCTGACCCTAATGCACCACCTAAACGTGGTCGTGGTAGGCCACCTAAACCCAAGGTTCCATTACCACCAGGTGTGGTTTTAACCCCTGCTAGGCCTAGAGGTCGACCTCCAAAAGACCCCAATGCTCCCATTACTTCTTCAAAACCGGGGACCGGGAAACCACGCGGTAGGCCACGGAAAATGGCTCGACCGGAAGGTGGAATAACCGGGAATTCAACGTTAATTTCGACCGGTTCCGGAAGGCCTCGGGGTCGTCCTCCTAAGGTGAAGACTTCACCATTGACTGAAGTGAGTGTTGGACATTAA
- the LOC105789181 gene encoding GPI mannosyltransferase 1, with amino-acid sequence MISLKPRSILLISAIFRVGLILFGEWQDTHMEVRYTDVDYLVFSDAASLMASGQSPYKRTTYRYSPLLAFLLIPNSFTSRCWGKFLFSASDLFVGLFIRIILKQRKVPDDLCTYSMLIWLFNPFAFTIGTRGNCEPIVCAMILWIIICLNNGNVVQAAFWYGLIVHFRIYPIIYALPIIIFLDPRFFRSGTKPLLSDWTSDQGKAHQINSELTDKCVVCDALKSTFTRSRILFGLISGTVFLLCTGFFFRLYGWEFLHEALLYHLTRTDPRHNFSIYFYHIYLNYERELSVLEKLISFLPQFIVQLVLILCFAKDLVFCFFVQTVAFVAFNKVITAQYFVWFFCLLPLILPWSNMKLKWKGLCCILLWMGAQTHWLLWGYLLEFKGKNVFLQLWMASLLFLAANTFILIVLIRHHNYGPVFRQHTDLKTTKTT; translated from the exons ATGATTTCACTTAAACCTCGTTCGATTCTTCTCATATCAGCCATTTTCCGTGTGGGTTTAATCCTATTTGGTGAATGGCAAGATACCCATATGGAAGTTCGATATACAGATGTGGATTATCTCGTCTTCTCCGATGCTGCTTCTTTAATGGCTTCCGGTCAATCTCCTTATAAAAGAACCACTTATCGTTATTCACCTTTACTTGCTTTCTTATTAATCCCCAATTCTTTTACTTCTCGTTGTTGGGGCAAATTTCTCTTCTCAGCTTCag ATTTGTTCGTTGGGTTGTTTATTCGTATCATATTGAAGCAACGCAAGGTGCCTGATGATCTATGCACGTATTCCATGTTGATTTGGCTTTTCAATCCATTTGCCTTCACAATTGGAACTCGAGGAAACTGTGAACCTATTGTTTGTGCTATGATTTTGTGGATTATTATCTGTCTTAATAATg GTAATGTAGTACAAGCTGCGTTTTGGTACGGTCTTATAGTTCACTTCAGAATTTATCCTATAATCTATGCGCTTCCTATCATCATTTTTCTCGATCCACGCTTTTTTCGATCTGGAACAAAACCATTGCTTAGTGATTGGACTTCCGATCAAGGGAAAGCTCATCAAATCAATTCAGAATTGACTGATAAATGCGTTGTATGTGATGCATTGAAAAGCACATTCACGAGGTCAAGGATTTTGTTTGGTCTCATTTCCGGGACTGTTTTCCTCTTATGTACTGGTTTCTTCTTCCGGTTATACGGATGGGAATTTCTACATGAGGCATTGCTATACCATCTTACTCGCACGGATCCAAGACAtaatttttccatctatttCTACCATATCTATCTTAACTATGAACGCGAGCTTTCGGTTCTTGAAAAGCTCATCTCCTTTTTGCCTCAGTTTATAGTGCAGCTAGTCCTCATTTTATGCTTCGCAAAGGATCTTGTATTCTGCTTCTTTGTACAGACAGTGGCATTTGTAGCATTCAATAAG GTAATCACGGCACAGTACTTCGTCTGGTTCTTTTGTCTCTTGCCTCTTATTTTGCCATGGAGCAATATGAAGCTTAAATGGAAAGGCCTATGTTGCATTCTTTTGTGGATGGGAGCTCAAACCCATTGGTTATTATGGGGTTACCTGCTCGAGTTTAAAGGCAAAAACGTCTTTCTACAGCTCTGGATGGCGAGTTTATTGTTCCTGGCTGCTAATACTTTCATATTGATCGTGCTTATTCGGCACCATAACTACGGTCCTGTATTTAGACAACATACAGACTTGAAGACAACAAAGACAACATGA